The Pan paniscus chromosome 15, NHGRI_mPanPan1-v2.0_pri, whole genome shotgun sequence genome includes a window with the following:
- the EXD2 gene encoding exonuclease 3'-5' domain-containing protein 2 isoform X2, translated as MASPSGLCVLVRLPKLICGGKTLPRTLLDILADGTILKVGVGCSEDASKLLQDYGLIVRGCLDLRYLAMRQRNNLLCNGLSLKSLAETVLNFPLDKSLLLRCSNWDAETLTEDQVIYAARDAQISVALFLHLLGYPFSRNSPGEKNDDHSSWRKVLEKCQGVVDIPFRSKGMSRLGEEVNGEATESQQKPRNKKSKMDGMVPGNHQGRDPRKHKRKPLGVGYSARKSPLYDNCFLHAPDGQPLCTCDRRKAQWYLDKGIGELVSEEPFVVKLRFEPAGRPESPGDYYLMVKENLCVVCGKRDSYIRKNVIPHEYRKHFPIEMKDHNSHDVLLLCTSCHAISNYYDNHLKQQLAKEFQAPIGSEEGLRLLEDPERRQVRSGARALLNAESLPAHRKEELLQALREFYNTDVVTEEMLQEAASLETRISNENYVPHGLKVVQCHSQGGLRSLMQLESRWRQHFLDSMQPKHLPQQWSVDHNHQKLLRKFGEDLPIQLS; from the exons ATGGCCTCCCCAAGTGGCCTGTGTGTCTTGGTTCGCCTGCCCAAGCTAATCTGTGGAGGAAAAACACTACCAAGAACGTTATTGGATATTTTGGCAGATGGCACCATTTTGAAAGTGGGAGTGGGATGCTCAGAAGATGCCAGCAAGCTTCTGCAGGATTATGGCCTCATTGTTAGGGGGTGCCTGGACCTCCGATACCTAGCCATGCGGCAGAG aaACAATTTGCTCTGTAATGGGCTTAGCCTGAAATCCCTCGCTGAGACTGTTTTGAACTTTCCCCTTGACAAGTCCCTTCTACTTCGTTGCAGCAACTGGGATGCTGAGACTCTCACAGAGGACCAG GTAATTTATGCTGCCAGGGATGCCCAGATTTCAGTGgctctctttcttcatcttcttggATACCCTTTCTCTAGGAATTCACCTGGAGAAAAAAACGATGACCACAGTAGCTGGAGAAAAGTCTTGGAAAAATGCCAGGGTGTGGTCGACATCCCATTTCGAAGCAAAGGAATGAGCAGATTGGGAGAAGAGGTTAATGGGGAAGCAACAGAATCTCAGCAGAAGCCAAGAAATAAGAAGTCTAAGATGGATGGGATGGTGCCAGGCAACCACCAAGGGAGAGACcccagaaaacataaaagaaagccCCTGGGGGTGGGCTATTCTGCCAG AAAATCACCTCTTTATGATAACTGCTTTCTCCATGCTCCTGATGGACAGCCCCTCTGCACTTGTGATAGAAGAAAAGCTCAGTGGTACCTGGACAAAGGCATTGGTG AGCTGGTGAGCGAAGAGCCCTTTGTGGTGAAGCTACGGTTTGAACCTGCAGGAAGGCCCGAATCTCCTGGAGACTATTACTTGATGGTTAAAGAGAACCTGTGTGTAGTGTGTGGCAAGAGAGACTCCTACATTCG GAAGAACGTGATTCCACATGAGTACCGGAAGCACTTCCCCATCGAGATGAAGGACCACAACTCCCACGATGTGCTGCTGCTCTGCACCTCCTGCCATGCCATTTCCAACTACTATGACAACCATCTGAAGCAGCAGCTGGCCAAGGAGTTCCAGGCCCCCATCGGCTCTGAGGAGGGCTTGCGCCTGCTGGAAGATCCTGAGCGCCGGCAGGTGCGTTCTGGGGCCAGGGCCCTGCTCAACGCGGAGAGCCTGCCTGCTCATCGAAAGGAGGAGCTGCTGCAAGCACTCAGAGAGTTTTATAACACAGACGTGGTCACAGAGGAGATGCTTCAAGAGGCTGCCAGCCTGGAGACCAG AATCTCCAATGAAAACTATGTTCCTCACGGGCTGAAGGTGGTGCAGTGTCACAGCCAGGGTGGCCTGCGCTCCCTCATGCAGCTGGAGAGCCGCTGGCGTCAGCACTTCCTGGACTCCATGCAGCCCAAGCACCTGCCCCAGCAGTGGTCAGTGGACCACAACCATCAGAAGCTGCTCCGGAAATTCGGGGAAGATCTTCCCATCCAGCTGTCGTGA